The genomic interval taaaaaataataaaatgatccTACAAACTTTActcaattttatcttaattctTAAGTTTCCATGATATATCTTGGGCAAAGGTTAATATCATCAACCATATCTATATGTGGAGCATCATTATCTAGTTGATGTATTCTTAGTGGCTATAGATTTTGAGATACAAGAATTGAATTTGAGATTCAATGAGCAAACTGTGGAACTTTTAACTTTAAGCACTGTTTTGGATGCTAATAGCAATTACAAATCATTCAACATTGATGATATCTGCAAGTTAGCaaagagtttttatttttaggatTTCACGAAGCTAAAAAAACTTCTTTTGAGGTTACAATTGAGGCATTACGAGCTTGACATACCTCATTATCAAGATTTTGAAGATATTTAGACAACTTTTGAATTGTGTCAGAAATTAGCAAAAGCATGAAAGTCAAGAAATTACCACTTGATTGATAGATTAATTCGCTTTGTttttgacttttcttgttTCTACAGAAACTATAGAAAGAGCCTTTTCAACCATAAAAATTGTGAAAACAAACTCTGGAACAAAGTAAATGATGAGTTTCttacaaataatttagttgtttatattaaaaaagacTTTGTTAGGTTTTTCAATACATAGtcaataattgatgaatttaaatCCAAGAAACATCGTCGATCACAACTTGCCTAAAAGACTATTGtaagtctttattttttgatttatttttatttatattttatataaaattattatttattatgaatcttttaattgttggtTAAATTCaacttattaattttaaaaaattttaacttttattccTTTTCGTCTTTGGCCCACCCCACCCAACAAAAATTGGTTAACTCCACCTGATTTTCACCCCTCCCTACAACCACCGACAACTCTCTTTAGCAAACACCTTTAAGAGAGCAACCACCCACTCCTGTAATAAACCTACATCCTTGAATCCACCATTCCTTAcaagctttaaaacataaatgaaATCTCATGAGCACTGTCTTCCTTTCTACGTTCTCTTTGCccacttaaaattttattatggtCCTGGGATTAGTATGCACCAACTTTATAGTACAACCCCATAACTTAGGATACTCATTTATGTAACTCCCCCTTTTTATGCTTGACAATCCTTCTAAGTTGTAACCCTTTAACACATGCTCATTGTGGCATATATTATGAACCCTTTCCACATAACTTTTTTAAATCTCTAATAATCAAACTTGGATGAGATAATATTCTAGCCTGAAAATGTTTAGAGATGAATTCAGCAGTTAACAACTTATTCTTGTTGCATCTTCTACACTTGTGCTCTTGGTGATATGTCTTAATACAAAAGTAATGGTGTCTAGAGTCATAGTTTGCAAACAACCTCCATAGAAAACTCTCCTTACAACTTACGCTAACTCTATGTGGTTCATTTTTCATGAACCTTAGTTGCACATCCTTTGCAAAAACACAATCCTTAACTTCTTTTCTGAATTGCTTATTGTTCTCAAATCTCATACCTAAATTGCATATTAGAATGACAAAATTAGGATCATACTTATATCCCATACATTTCATCCTTGCAAGAAGGTCATCATCAAATTGGACATCACTAGAATAATATCCAGGATCATCAAAGTCCATGATATTACTCTCAGTTCCCTTGCTGTATCCTTAAATGCACACCTTATCACAATCATCACCTTTGCGTATCCATATTCACTTTCATGCACCCTCCCATAACTTCATGAATTAGAATAACTATGTCTTCTAAGTCATCATTTTGTTTactattttttgtttgaacTCTTTTAACTTTTGTCTAATTTCCTAGATTTCCTTATCCCCATTTTCAGCTTAAACTAATAAAGCACCTATTGATTCAAGTCATTTGCTATCACCCAATTATCATTTTCGAAATAGACTTGTCGTCTCTTCTTTTCctcggtttttttttttttcttttccgaATCAATATCATCTATTTGGTCGATTTATCGcatcttttcaaaattgatttctacttctcttttcaaaatccaattttcaaatttacaatcaaaaataagtttcggGTTTTCTGGATTTAAAGTGGTTCGATTTCACCAATTTTAGGTCTACGTTTAAAGTTCTTCCAAACTCTGGAAAAAACGACAGCATAAGAAACTAAAAAAGTCCACATCAGCCTAATGCCAGGCCTCATCGAAAGCCAGCCACCTCATTAATCACTTTCCTACGTACATAAGcatcaaagaaaaaacagtCCCAGACGCATTCTCTGTAATTATGTTCGGAGATTAACCCTCCAttgagtaaaataaaataatacaaaatttgaaaactcTAATGAAAAATCAGAAAGCTGAATTAAgtacaacaaaaatattaaaactcaGCTGGAAAACCACAAGAACTTTTGTATCATATAAGCCACCTTTCACAATAAGCAGAAACCAAACAAAACAATCACAAAGAGCAGAAAACGTTGTGTGCTCCATTTCTTATGTTTCTTCATAGAATCTGGCCCTGGATTTGGGTAGGAGAATTGGGGCAGAAGATTTGAAATCATCTTATCTTTAaccctttttttaattttccgGCCATTTTCCAGAATCTTGCTGTTAAAATGATTCTTTCATTTGCAAAACACTGGAGACACAACTATCACGCATTTAGTTTGCTGGCAAGTTTCTGCCCCTGGATAATAAGTACGTATATGACAATTCGAAAAGGAGAAGGAATTTTTCCCGTGCAATTAGACTAGACGCTGAGCTGAGTCGATGGAAGCGGGTCACCAATAAAAAGTAAGGGCACCAACTTGCAAAACTCTCAACCTTGCTCCAAGGTGGCATTAGAGATGTACAAATAGAATCttcaaatgaattttatgCACATCCTATCCTAGGTAGACTATAAAAGTTTGGTATGTCCGTTCCACTGATAATTCTTCTCAGCAAATTAATCCTGCAAACAAAGACTATGAGAACATGGACATCAAGATAAAAGGAGAACCTTTACAAAATGTCGTGAAAAATGCACACCACACAGCAAACACTCCATCCATGCTCTTAACAATGCATGCCAGGTTCATCTCTCTTTGAATATATTCCCAAAACATGACTGATTTGAAATCCAGCCTTTCTCCAAGAGCAAGATAAGACAGGCTCATTACATTACTCACACAGGAAATTGCAGGATGCACAGGAGCACCTCCTGTTACAAAATATATGTGATGGCTAAAACTACCTACAATACAACAAACTACAAACTATCTAATAAATAGGAACACACAGAagaccttttttctttttgaatttctGAAACAGttctaaataatttaacaGTTTGTCATCCATGGTTTTGCCATAGCTAAGAATAATTAGAGGCCTAAGTCAAGCACCACTACTATGTTCAATTAATTGCTGAGTATTTGGATATTACATAGACTTGCATGATAATTGGCATACCTTCAATGCAAATAGTTTCCGACATTCAACATTGTCAAAAAAGGAGCCTCATGTTACTTCTCGTATTTTAACATTTGGGGAGCCCAAGATATTAGCAGCTGCTTTTCCAAGGTTACCCTTTGCATTTACAGCAGCTTGTCCACCGAAGTGCTTAGTATTGGTTGCCTCGGTCACTAAGATTGATTTCTTTATCTGTTAAAGAGAACGGACACCAGATATGTAAattaacaacaaaaagaaagttcACCAGAAAGCAACTATTTCCTATTGGCTCAAATAGCAAGCCCATATATAGCTTAGACAATGTCAAGGGCATGCCATCTGTCTCCTCACACAGTCATACATGTAAAAGTACAAAACATAAATACATCTTTAGTGCTTATGCTATGAAATGGGAAGAATACTGAAGCCAAAACTTACAGCTGCAAGCCGCTCTTTGTGAATCTCATTTGTAAGCTGCATAACCAACAAAGCCACAATCAAGAAAAGTTGTAAATCTAAATCGACTACGGTTAGATTCCTTTTGCAAACAACTGCACATCCAACATCCCCTGTATGGACTATGGATAAAAGAGAACATTTTACCGGCTTTCTGTAAGTCTTAATCTCATCACCACAAAATCCAGGAAGAGTCATATGCCAGTTTCTTTCTGTATCAAgccataaaataataaaagttcAAGTATTAGACATTAAACGATGAATGAAAGACCAAAGAGGATAAATTTACAGAATATCTAACCAAGATGTAGAAGAATGTCTTTTGCTTCCAATGTATCTGATTTTCTATGCTTGGCCAGTGAGCATCCAAATGTAGTGATCTGTTGaagagaaaatttaaaaaaaaaaaaggaaagaaagaacaaggaTTGGATAATGGTCACATTAGCTATTGAAAGTATAGAGAATGAAGTAGAAAGTACTGTATTAAATGCCATAGTGCACCCCTACAATGCAGTAGAAGAAACCAAGTCCACAGCAgagacaaaaacaaaacatccTAGTTAAACAAGGCAAATATCAGACAGAGAAAACCAGGAATTTAAGGTCCTTCTTTAGTATTCACGATGTGGAATGAAattcattattattaaaaattttgaacacatttttcaaaattcatcaAAGTCCATGTTTAACTTCAGTTAGCTGATCAACCTATTCAGTGCAATAAATCACAAAGcacaaaaaggaaatttttaggttcagttcattttttccttttttttttggaaaaaaaaaggtaaaatccATAAGTCATTCCTAAAATGTTTTCACATAAAGCAAAATAGGCTCAATCCAAGCAAAATAAGTTTTAAGAAATGtattaataagaaaatcaTAGTTGCAAAGTCCTTATGCATTTTGGAATCTGCCCAAGTGTACGTATGGTAAATTCTCAGAATAAAAGTTCCAGAACACTCACGGAATCCACAAAGTCTTCAGCAATGTCTACAAGAATATCTTCAACTTCAGGATCCAACTTCTCAGATGGATCAATCtgttcaaaaagaaaagtcatATTCAAAGATAGAGAAGCATGAAACTCCATAAGAATTTTACAAGCACCAAAAAAGACAAATACATTGTAATCTGTAAGGAAATGCATGTTGCTAAATACCTTGCCTGCAATCATCACTCAATAAATGCCTAGAGAAAATTGATATTCCCTAAATAAAATCCACCAAACATGAATGCCGAGCATCCAGTGTCACTAGAATCCTCGATAATAATCATGAATTTTATATTGCTCATCAACAGAGTCAAATTCTAACATAAATGTTGAAAAGGAACAACACTGTATCCTCTGCATCTAAACCAAGTAGATGAAAGGCATTTAGAGAGACAAAAGGGTATAACACAACATATTTGTGGACAAGAAGAGAAACATTGTTCAATGCCATTAACCTTTTTACATACAATACAACGTCTAGTGAAATTTAATCATTTCCTTATATGACATAAGATGCTGGATACCTTTTTATACAAGGAATAGACTCAGTGAGTTTTTAATCTTTAGTTCACATACAATAAGTTGGTAAGATCTTATGATCCTGTAAAATAATCCTAAGGATCCAAAATGCAAAACTAGCCCAGTACTATTCACCTGGTTGACTAGATCATGTACGCTCCTTTTGCTAAGAATCCGACCACCAGACTCATCACTTTCTGTGATAGCTgctttattttggtttagtggCTGGACTGTGCTTGGTTGTATCATTGCAAGAGAAGAAGACTTTTGATTTGCAGACCCCTGGGCCCTCGAAACTTGCTGTTGATGGGGTAAAGATTGTGGGACCCTAGATTGTGAAAATTGCTGTCCGAAGTGCTCCTGCTGCTGATGTGATGGTAGAGGTTGTGGCACCTGTGGAGATGATACATGCTGTTGTTGTGAAACTGTTGGCAAGGAATGATGTTGTTGGGAAATATGTGACCTTTGCTGCAAGGATGGCGAGTTAATCTGTGGTCTATATGAAGGGGGCGGCAGAGGAGGCTTCCCTTGGGCCCCAGAAGACAGCCATGGCTGATTAAGGGATTGTGTAGTTTGTGGTGTACTTGGTGTTGAAGAACCCGAAGTACCAACAGCTGACACTCTCATAAGGCCATGCCCTTGGAAATTCTACAAaacagaaaaaggaaaaaatcaGTCAAAAACTACCAAAAAAACAGGCATGAAACCCAAATTTACCCAGTATTTCTTATCAAGGTGACAATAATAAGTTATATGGTACACGGTAACAACTTAGCTTTACAAATTCCTTAAAACAGCTTATTTCAACCTACCAATATGACACTCagataatgatgaaaacaagagagaaaggaaagacaCATAATTTTCCAAATTCAGCTAACAtttcttcatcatttcttaaaattctaaaacatTACTTGAGACTTATATTGCAACATGTTGAACCGCTCATCTACTAAAACCATAGCAGCAAATAGAGGAAACACATAAATCAATGTCATTTCACATGTAAAAGTAGACAAATTTCCAAAGCCAAccaataaacaaattaaattaatcctTTAACAGGGTACTAACTTGGGTGGCAGGGGACTGGCTATTTGTCGAAGAAGGTGGTCTAAGAGATGATTGTACAGGCCTTTGTTGATGGTGTGCAGAAATTCCACCTGGCCTCATTTGCGAACTCGAACCAATTGATGATCCCACCATCCCCATTCCTTGAATTGGCTGCCTTGCCTattaaaagagagaaaaaaaaaactaaattttagCATCGAAACTTAAACTTGTAATTAAAAAGAGACCAAAAGGCTTAAAACTCTACCTGGGAAACATTGGAACTAGAGCCTCCACCGAAAGAATGGCCAAAGGAACCCGAAAAGGAAGTGGGCTGCGAGGGCGAAGGAGTTGGGGGAGAAGGGCTAGAATGCGACGACGGTACACCGATAGCAATGCTGCCTCTGGGCTGAGATGAAAGAGTTGGAGAAGGGGACGACGAGACGGAGGgagaagaggaagagaaatGGGTGAACTGGGAAGAGTGCTGTTGCCAGGGCCTCGAGAATGCGGTGGTGGTGATGGTGGTTGAGGTAGCGGTGGTGGGTCTGGGCTGAGGAGCGGGGAGAGTTGGTTTCGGTTGCGGTGGCTGTTGGGGTGGTGGTGACAGGGAAGATAAGGGTTTTGGGATTgggttagggttagggtttggGCTTGGGGAGGAGGATGTTGAGGGTGTTGCGGAGGGCAGGGTTGGGGTTGGGATTGGTTGTTGAATTTGAGGCGGTTGCGGTGGTTGTGGTAGTGACGGGGGAGGTTGTTGGGGTGGCTCGGTGGTGGAACTGGTGGGGATGGGAGTCGGGGTCGGGGTCGGGGTCGGGGTCGGGGTGGCGGAAGGAGGAGCCTTCGGGCTTGGCAGAGGTGGTTGTTGGTCCATGGGGCAGTGGGAGGAACTGAGGATTGAGGAAGTTAATGTTGGTGGTGGAGTGGAGATGTATCTAGCTCTGACATTTTTATGGAGCCGCTATGGGCTTAGCTCCTCTTTGTTTCTTCTCCCCTCGGTTAACGAGAAGAACAATCTTGATTCTTCAAGGC from Theobroma cacao cultivar B97-61/B2 chromosome 5, Criollo_cocoa_genome_V2, whole genome shotgun sequence carries:
- the LOC18598204 gene encoding transcription initiation factor TFIID subunit 12, with the translated sequence MDQQPPLPSPKAPPSATPTPTPTPTPTPIPTSSTTEPPQQPPPSLPQPPQPPQIQQPIPTPTLPSATPSTSSSPSPNPNPNPIPKPLSSLSPPPQQPPQPKPTLPAPQPRPTTATSTTITTTAFSRPWQQHSSQFTHFSSSSPSVSSSPSPTLSSQPRGSIAIGVPSSHSSPSPPTPSPSQPTSFSGSFGHSFGGGSSSNVSQARQPIQGMGMVGSSIGSSSQMRPGGISAHHQQRPVQSSLRPPSSTNSQSPATQNFQGHGLMRVSAVGTSGSSTPSTPQTTQSLNQPWLSSGAQGKPPLPPPSYRPQINSPSLQQRSHISQQHHSLPTVSQQQHVSSPQVPQPLPSHQQQEHFGQQFSQSRVPQSLPHQQQVSRAQGSANQKSSSLAMIQPSTVQPLNQNKAAITESDESGGRILSKRSVHDLVNQIDPSEKLDPEVEDILVDIAEDFVDSITTFGCSLAKHRKSDTLEAKDILLHLERNWHMTLPGFCGDEIKTYRKPLTNEIHKERLAAIKKSILVTEATNTKHFGGQAAVNAKGNLGKAAANILGSPNVKIREVT